Genomic DNA from Catellatospora sp. TT07R-123:
CCACCGGCGGCAGCATGTTCGAGTCCGAGGGCACCGTCCGCTTCGCCGCCCACTACGTCGACGGCGGCCACCCCGGCGTCCTGCGCGAACACAGCACCTTCACCCGCGAGCACGGCCACTGGCGCTACGTCGGCCCGCGCTGACGCCACCAGGCCGGGGCGGCCCGGCCCTGCGGAGAGCAGGGTCGGACCGCCCCGGCGGACCGGACCGTGATCAGGCGAAGTAGTAGATCGTCGGGCTGTTCACGTAGGTGATGTAGTTCCAGTTGCAGTCGTAGTAGTTCACCCGGGTGTAGGCGCTCTGGGCGTAGGACGGAGCGCTCGCGACCGAGACGCGGATGGGGCCGTAGTGCCCGGACCGGATCTCGTACGTCCCGGTGGTGGTGGACGCCTTGCCGTTGATGTACATCAGCAGCACGGCCTTGCGGCACCCGTGGTCGACCAGGGCGTAGAAGTCGGCGTGCAGGGTGCCGCCGCCGTCGTTGGTGAAGCTGATGCACGGCCGCAGGTCGTAGGAACCGGTCTTGCAACCGCCGCCCGACGCTGCCTCGGCCGGTCCCGGCACGAACAGGATGGCCGACGCCACCGCCACGACCAGCGCGGCGACCCTTCTGGACATTCTCATAGAGCTCTCCCCGTAGAACGGCGGGACCTATGCGCGTCCCCGCCCGATCGGCGTTCACGGTCTTCCTGACCGCTGCGAGAAGTCTGCGAGAACGCGCTTATCCGGATGCTTGCCATCCACTTGCGACGATGATGAGGCTGGTGGGGTGGCGGGCTCAAGATCTGCGGAGTTGCCGGGCAATCGGGCGAATGAAGCCACCGCTTTCGCCCAGTTGCCCGGCAACTCCGCAGATCTTGGCCGGGCTCGGCCGGGCCTGGGGCCGGTGGGTGAGCGGGAGAGGGTGGTGGATTGCCGGAGGCCGTTATTCTGCTGCGCATGATGCTGGGTGACGGGGCAGAGCCGGACGAGCCCGAGCCGCCGCGACGCCCCTGGCTGCCTCGGCGCGCGCTGCACGCCGTCGCCGCCGTGACCATGGCGGCTTTCTACGGGAACCTCCTCGCCCTGCTGTACGCGGGCGGCTCGGTGCACCACCCCGGGGCCTGGTCCATGATCCCGTTCGGATGCGCCCTGCTGGGGATCGCGGTGCTGTACGCGAACGGGGTCCGGGTGCCGCTGCCGATGCTGGAGCCGACCTCGACCCGCCGGACCCGGGTGCTGTGGATCGCGGGGATCGCCGCTGCCGCCCTGCTGATCTCGTGGCCGGTGTTCCTCGGTTTCGGCAGTCCGGCCCGACCGCTCCACGGGTTGCGCAACCTGGCGCTGACCGCCGCCGTGGTGGTCGTGGTCTCGGCCCTGGCCAAGCTCTGGCGGCGGTTGCCCTAGCCCTTCCGGTCGATGCGCGGCAGGCGCCGCTGATGCTGCGATGGGCACGTGGGGGAGGGCCGCTCCCCTCCCCCACGTGAGTCACGTACCGCCGTCAGTCCAGGCCGTTGCGGCCGATGACGGCGGCGTACCAGCGGGCGCTGTCCTTCAGGGTGCGCCGCTGGGTGTCGTAGTCGACGTGCACGATGCCGAAGCGCTTGCCGTACCCGTAGCCCCACTCGTAGTTGTCCAGCAGCGACCACGCGAGATAGCCGCGGATGTCGGCGCCCTCGGCCATGGCCGAGTGGACCGCGCGCAGGTGCCCGTCGAGGAACCCGATCCGGTCGGTGTCGGCGACCCGGTCCCCGACCAGGACGTCGTCGTACGCGGCACCGTTCTCGGTGATCATCATCGGGGTGCCGGGGTAGCGTTCCGACAGCCACAGGAGCAGCTCGTAGAAGGACGACGGGTCGACCGGCCAGTCCATCGCGGTGACGGGCAGGTCCTGGGCGACGTACTCGGCGCCCTCGGTGCCCGGGTTGGCCGGTCCGGCGTCGACGCCGAGCGCGGCCCGGACCCGGGCCGGCTGGTAGTAGTTCACGCCGAGCAGGTCGATCGGGCTGGCGATGATCGCGTCGTCGCCGGGGTGGAGGGCGTGGTCGGCGCCGAAGCGCCGGAACAGCGCCAGCATGTCGTCCGGGTAGGCGCCGCGCAGCACCGGGTCCAGCCACAGACGGTTGTGCAGGCCCTCGATGAGGTGCACCGCCGCGAGGTCGTGCGGGTCGGCCGGGTCGTCGGGGCGTACGCGGGCGAGGTTCAGGGTCAGCGACACCTCCCGCGCTCCCCCGGCCCGCAGCGCCCGCACCGACAGCCCGTGCCCGAGCAGCAGGTGGTGGACGGCCTCGAACGCGGCCTTCGGGTCCTCGCGGCCGGGCGCGTGCACGCCGGCCGCGTAGCCGAGGAACGCCGAGCACCACGGCTCGTTCAGCGTGGTCCACGTCGCGACGCGGTCGCCGAGCCGGGCCACGGCCGCGGCCGCCAGGTCCGCCAGGTAGTAGGCCGTGTCGCGGTTGGTCCAGCCGCCCCGGTCCTCCAGGACCTGCGGCAGGTCCCAGTGGTAGAGGGTGGCCATGGGCGAGATGCCCTCGGCCAGCAGCTCGTCGACGAGCCGGTCGTAGAAGTCCAGGCCGCGGGAGTTGACCGGGCCGGAGCCGTCCGGCTTGACGCGCGGCCAGGCGATCGAGAAGCGGTACGTCCCGATGCCGAGCCCCTTCATCAGCGCCACGTCGTCGCGGTAGCGGTGGTAGTGGTCGCAGGCCACGTCACCCGTGTGCCCCTCGAAGACCTTCCCGGGGGTACGCGCGAACGTGTCCCAGATCGACGGCGTGCGCCCGTCCTCGTGCGCCGCCCCCTCGATCTGGTACGACGCCGTGGCCGCGCCCCACCGGAAGCCTTCCGGGAACCGCAGCGCGCTGCCGAGCTGTGCTGGTGCGACGGCGGTCACGACTTCACCGCTCCTTGCATGATGCCTCCGATGATGTACTTGCCGAGCAGGCCGAACACGACCAGCAGCGGCACGGTCGCGATCGCCGTTCCGGTCAGCGACAGCGAGTAGTCCTGGATGTAGCCCGACGCCAGGGTCGACAGCGCGGTCTGCACCGTCGGGTCCTCCGGGGTCAGCACGACCAGGGGCCAGAAGAAGTCGTTCCACGCCGTCATGAACGTCAGCATCCCGAGCACGGCCGCGGCGGGCTTGCTGGCGGGCAGGATGACGTGCCAGAAGATGCGGATCGTCGAGCAGCCGTCGACCCGGGCCGCTTCGAGCAGCTCGTCGGGAACGGCTTCGCGCAGGTACTGGGTCATGAAGAACACGCCGAACGCGCTGACCAGGCCGGGCGCGACGACCGCGTAGAGCGTGCCGGTCCACTGGATCTTGGCCATCAGCATGTACAGCGGGATGATGCCCAGCTGGTTCGGGATCATCATCGTCGCGATGATCATCACGAGCAGCGCGTTGCGGCCCTTGAAGCGCAGCTTCGCGAACGAGAACCCGGCCAGGGTGGAGAACAGCACCACGCTGAAGGTGATGGATCCTGAGATGAGCGCCGAGTTGGCCAGGGCCTTGAAGAACGGGACGGTGCCGAACGCGCGGTCCAGGTTCGCGAAGAGGTTGCCGCCGAGGCCGAGCGGCGGCGGGACCTGGCCGAGGATGCCGTTGTCGTGCGAGGCCACGACCAGCGACCAGTACAGCGGGAACGCCGAGAACAGGGCCAGGCCACTCAGGGCCAGGTAGGCGAGCTTGCCGGGGCGGCGGTCGGCGCGGAACACCCGGCGGCGCGGGGCGCGCACCTGCGGTTCGGCGTCGGCCACGGGGCGGGTCAGGGTGGTGGATGTCATCGCGCGCTCCGCACACGGCTGGTCAGGAAGTAGTTGATCGCGGCGACGATGACGATGATGAAGAACATCACCCACGCGGCCGTGGAGGCGTAGCCGAAGTCGAAGCGGGAGAAGCCGACCTCGTACAGGTACAGCGACAGCGTCTGGAACTGCCGGTCCGAACCGCCGGTCACCGACGCCCCGCCGAACAGCAGCGGTTCTGCCAGGACCTGCATGCCGCCGATGGTGGAGATGATGACCGTGAAGATGATCGTCGGGCGGATCGCCGGGACCGTGATCCGGGTGAGCTGCTGGAAGCTGCTCGCACCGTCGAGTGAGGCGGCGTCGTAGAGGTCCTTGGAGACGGCCTGCATGGCGGCGAGGTAGATGAGGGCGTTGTAGCCGGTCCAGCGCCAGATGATCATCACGGAGACGGCGATCTGGGAGCTGGCGGTGCCCGCCTGCCAGTCGATCCGGCCGAGGCCGAACACGTCCAGCAGCCAGTTGACCAGGCCGTAGTCCTTGCCGAAGATCTGGCCGAAGATGATGGCGACGGCCGCGACGGACGTGATGTTGGGCAGCAGGGCCGTCATGCGCCAGAACGTGGGGGCGCGCAGGCGCTGGTTGAGCACGTGCGCCAGCACGAGGGCCATGATCAGCTGGGGAACGGTGGACATCACCCAGATCTGGGCGGTGTTGCGCAGTGCGTTCCAGAAGTACTCGTCGGCGAACAGGTCCTTGTAGTTCTGGATCCCCACGAACGTGTGGGTCTCTGACAGCAGGCTCCAGTCGTGCAGCGACACCCACGCCGTGTAGATGAGCGGGAACACCCCGAACGCGGCGAACAGCAGGAAGAACGGGGCGACGTACAGGTACGGCGAACCCTTGGTGTCGAGGCGGTAGAACAGGTTCTTCATGTACGGGCCCGATCCTTTCCGAGGGGAATGAGGCCGGGTCCGGCCGAGCGACGCGGCCGGACCCGGCCCCGGTCTCACAGCAGCGCCTTGACGTCCTTGAGCGACTGCGTCCAGGCCTCGTCCGGCTTCTGCTTGCCCTGCTCGACCCGGGTCAGGCCGTTCTGGATCGCGGTGTTGATGTCACCGGACTTCGGACCCATGTACTGCGGCACCATCGTCTTCACCGACTGCGAGAAGATCTGGCCGACCGGAGCGTTGTTGAAGAACGGGTTCTTGAAGTCCTTGATCACCGGCTGCTCGTACAGCGACACCGTCGACGGGAAGTTACCCAGCGCCCGGAACACCTTCGCCTGCTGCTCCGGCGCCACCAGCCACTTGGCCAGCTTCGACGCCTCAGCCACGTTCTTGCCCTGCTTGGGCAGCGTCAGGAACGAACCACCCCAGTTACCGCCACCACCGGGGATACCGGCGATGTCCCACTTACCCGAGGAGTCCTTGGCCTGCGACTGGATGTAGGCCATCATCCACGACGGGCACGCCAGGGTCACGAACGAACCGTTGGCCATACCCGCGTTCCAGTCCGCCGACCACGCGGCGATCTTCGCCGACAGGCCCTTGTTGATCGCGTCGATCGTCAGGTCCCAGGCCTTCTTCACACCCGGGTTCGTCTCCACCACGACGTTGGCGCCGTCGTAGATGCCCACCGGCTGCTGGCCCAGGACGGAGCGGTACATGACCGTCGGGCCGTCCATCCACGAGGAGCCCTTGACGTTGGCGGCCTTGAAGCGCTCGCCGGCCTTGATGTAGTCCTCCCACGTCGGCCACAGCTTGGTGACCTCTTCGCGGTCGGTCGGCAGGCCGGCCTTCTCGAAGATGTCGCGGCGGTAGCACATCGCCATACCGCCGACGTCGGTGCCCAGGCCGATGACCTCACCGGAGGCGGCCGAACCCTGCTGCCACTTCCACGCCGGCCACTGCGACTTGATCTCCGCCGCGCCGTAGTCGTTCCAGTTGTAGAACTTGCCGGGGTTCGCGGTGAACTGGCCCGCCCAGCCCTCCTCGATCGCCTCGATGTCAGCCGCACCCGTGTTCGTCGCCAGGTGAGCCGCCAGGTTCTTGTGGTGGTCCTCAGCCTTCGTGATCCGCTCAGTGATCTCGACGTTCGGGTTGAGCTGCATGTACTCCTTGTACAGATCCTTGTAACCGAACTCGCCGAACGTGGCGATGGTCAGCTTGACCTTGCCACCCGGCTTCGCCGGGTCGTCGCTACCGCCGCAAGCGGCGGTGGTCAGCGCGAGCGCGGCCGCGAGCAGCGGCGCCGCGACCGCGGTCACCCGCCGGCGCGAAAACACGGAACGCATCGAAATCCTCCAGGGCTGGATCTATGTGTCTGGTGCCGTAGTGCCATTCAGGGGTGCCGGCCGCCCACGAGAGGGGTCGTGGGCGGCCGGCGACCGGTCTCTCAGGGACCGGTGGTCAGGTAGACGACGTTGTTGGACGAGTTCGCGGTGCCGCCGGTGTTGTTGATGACCCGGGCGATGGTGCCCGTGCCGCCGAGCGAGACCGTGACCATGTCGCGGAACGTCGTGCCGCTGGCCGGGACCTCGAAGGCCCGATCGGCGACGACGGAGGAGTTGGCGCTGAAGTAGCAGTAGCTGCCCAGCCCCCACGCCTGGTGCGAGGTGACGGTGTTGGCCACCTTGTACGCGGCGTAGCCCCGGGTCGATCCGTTCATCCAGGAGGCCTGGTTCGGCGGGTCGTAGGGCATCTCGTTCTGGAAGAAGTACGTGCGGCCGCCGTTGCCGTTCCAGATGACCTGGTACTTCTGGTAGTGCTCGACGAACAGGCCGTAGAACACGATGTTGTTGCCGTTGACGATCAGGCCGGTGTCGGCGGTGTTGCTGCCCCAGCCGACGCCCGAGCCGTGGTCGGCGCGCCAGATCCAGGTGTGGTCGCCGATCACGTCGTTGCTGTTGATGACCAGGCTGGTCGTGGCCTTGCCGACCCCGGCGCCGCCGATGCGGAAGAACACGTCGTGCAGCGAGGTCGGGTTGGCGGCGTGGCTGGCGGTCGACCCGGCCGGGCCGACCTGCATCAGGGTGGCCGAGTTGGTGCTGCCCGCGTCGATGAGCAGCCCGGCGACCTTGACGCCGTCCACGTCGGCGACCGACATCGCGGTCACGCCGTTGTCCGGGATGATCGTGGCCAGGCCCAGGCCCAGCACGACCGTGTCGGCCCGGGTGATCCGGATGGTGTCGTTGACGTGGTAGACACCCGGCGTGAACAGCAGGTTCTTGCCGCCGGCGAGTGCCGCGTTGATGCTGGCGGCGGTGTCGCCGGACTTGACGACGTAGAACGTGCTGATGGACAGCGAGGTGCCCGGCGCGCTGCCGCCCGCCCAGGTGGTGCCGGTGCTGTTGCTGCGCAGCCCCGGTACGAACACCTGGTAGGCGCCCTGGCTGTCGACGTACAGGAACGGCTTCTCCCGGACGACCGGGGTCTGCCCGACGGTGGTGTACGGCGGGCTCGGGAACGTGTTGGACGGGGCGCCGGAGGTGCCCACGAACACCATGTTCCAGTTCGAACCGGCCCAGCTGCCGAACTGCGAGTTACGCGAGATCCACTGCTGCTGGGTGCCCGAGTTGACCTGCCCGTCGACCTTCACGTCGGAGAACCAGCCGCCGCTGGCCCAGCCGCCGTCGTCGAGCACCAGGTTGCCGCGCACGTGCATGCGCCGGTACGGCGCCGCCTGCGACACGGCCCAGCGGTCGGTGCCGCCGTTCGGGGTGACCGACAGGTTCTCCGCGCCGCGCCAGAAGTTCTGGGTGGCGTTGTTCGGCGGGAACCAGTCCGCCTCCACGTGCACGGCGCCGTTGATGTTGACCGCGTCCGGGGACAGGCCCAGGCCGAGGACCTGGGTGTAGAAGCCGACGTTGACGTCGACGTTGTAGCTGCCCGGCTTGAACAGCAGCGCGTACCGCTGGGTGCCGAACTGGTTGCTGACCTGGCCGTTGAAGACCGTGTTGAGCTGCGACTGGATCGTCGAGGCGGACTGCGACGGGTCGAAGATCCGCACGTTCGGGCCGAGGTCGGGGTTGTTCGGGTTCGGCGGAACGGTGCTGGTCGAGGGCTGCGGGCCGCCGACCGGGTTGAGGTAGAACGCCTGTGCGCCGGTGCCGTTGCAGGTGTACTGCACCAGCTGCACGCTGTCGGCGGTCGAGGCGGCGGGCACGTCCAGGCACTTGCCGCTGAGCCGGTTGACGAAGTGGTAGGCCCCGTCGGCCTCCTGCACCGGCAGCCACTGCTGGTTGTTGCCGCCGCCGTAGAGCCACAGCTGGATCGCGGCGTTGTCGGCGGTCGAGACGTTGGTGACGTCCCAGACCTGGTTGACGTTCGGGGCGACGCCGGTGCGGAAGTAGCCGCCGCTGGTGGCGTCGAACTGCCACTGCTGCGCCGTGGTGCTGTTGCAGGCGTACTGCTGCACCGCGGTGCCGTTGGCGGTCGCCGCGGCGCGGGCGTCCACGCACTTGCCGCTGTTCTTGTTCACCACCGTGTAGGTGGTGCCGGAGGTGACCGCGGCCTGCGCCGCCGGGGCGGCGAGCACGACCATGACGGCCGCGCTGACAAGCGTCGAGACGGCGACGCTGCCGATGAGGATGCGCCGGTTCATCAGTTCAACGTCCACTTCTGGTTGGCGCCGGTGGTGCAGGACCAGATCTGCAGCTGGGTGCCGTCAGCGGAGTTGTTGCCGGTGACGTCGAGACACGTGCCCGAGTAGCCGTTGACCAGCTGCTGGGTGCTGCTGTTGTACGTCCACTTCTGCGAACTGCCGGTGTGGCAGTCCCACAGGTGGACCTTGGTGCCGTTGGCCGCGCTCGGGCCGACGATGTCCATGCACTTGCCCAGCGAGCTCACCGTGCCGTCGGCGTTGCGGGTCCACTGCTGGGCCGTGGTGCCGTTGCAGGTGTAGAGCTGGATCGCGGTGCCGTTGGCGGTCGCCGCCCCGGCCACGTCGATGCACTTGCCGGCCAGGCCGGTGATGGTGCCGGTCGTGCCGCCACCGCCGCCGGTGCCCTGGGTGCCCGACCAGGTGAAGGTCGCCGTGGTACGGGCGGGCAGCGTGTACACGAAGGACTGGTTGCCCCAGTTGACCCGCACCGACTGCGCCGAGGTGCCGCCGTTGTGCGCGATCAGGGCCTTGGACCCGTCCGGGTTCTTCCACGCGACGTTCTGCACGGTGCTGTTGGCGGTCGAGTCGATCCGGTACGCCCCCGGCTTGACGAACTTGGTCAGGTGGCCGGTGGTGTAGTACTCGATCGTGTAGTCGACCTGCCCGGCGCGCGAGCCGCCCTCCTGCACGGTGATCAGACCGGTGCAGGTGCCGCAGCCGCCGTTGTGCGGGCCCATGTTCTGGTTCAGGGCCAGGCTCCACTTGACGACGCTGCTGCTCCAGTTGCGGGTGTAGTTCACGATGTCGGACATGTCTTCGTTGTGCTGGTTGGTGATCCAGGTGCCACCCGAGTGCTCGGTGCTGAACTGCTTGACCGACGGGTAGCTGCCGTGGACCGAGCTGCCGACGGACGGGTCGCCGAAGTAGCCGTGCCAGGCGATGCCGCCGAAGTTGGCGTCGCCGCGGATGCCCGCGTCGGCCAGGGTCGGGGCGCTCATGCTGGCGTAGTCGCCGTAGTTCCAGTCGTGGATCAGCACCTTGGTGCCCAGGCCGGCGTTGTGCAGGGCCGGGTACACGTTGTTCTTGGTGAGCTCGATCAGCCCGGAGGAGTTCCAGCTCATGCCCGGGTAGTCCATGGCGGTCGGGTTGCCGGACTGGCAGCAGTTCGGCTCGTTCTGCACCGACAGGTAGTCCACCGGCGCGCCCGCCGCCTGGTAGGTCTGGAGGTACTTGACCATGTACTGGGCGTAGAGCGAGTAGTACTGCGCCTTGAGCCAGCCCATCTGGTCCATCCGGCCGTTGTCCTTCATCCAGCCCGGGGCGCTCCACGGCACGGCCATGATGCGCAGGGCCGGGTTGAGCTGCTTGGCCTGGACGGTCAGCAGCCGCACGTTCGTGTCGTACCCGTTGGAGCCGAAGTCGTTGAGGTCGCAGCAGGTGTCGTCGAGCGACACGTTGCCGGGCCGGGACAGGTCCGAGGCGCCGATCGGGTTGCGTACGAACG
This window encodes:
- a CDS encoding GH1 family beta-glucosidase; this translates as MTAVAPAQLGSALRFPEGFRWGAATASYQIEGAAHEDGRTPSIWDTFARTPGKVFEGHTGDVACDHYHRYRDDVALMKGLGIGTYRFSIAWPRVKPDGSGPVNSRGLDFYDRLVDELLAEGISPMATLYHWDLPQVLEDRGGWTNRDTAYYLADLAAAAVARLGDRVATWTTLNEPWCSAFLGYAAGVHAPGREDPKAAFEAVHHLLLGHGLSVRALRAGGAREVSLTLNLARVRPDDPADPHDLAAVHLIEGLHNRLWLDPVLRGAYPDDMLALFRRFGADHALHPGDDAIIASPIDLLGVNYYQPARVRAALGVDAGPANPGTEGAEYVAQDLPVTAMDWPVDPSSFYELLLWLSERYPGTPMMITENGAAYDDVLVGDRVADTDRIGFLDGHLRAVHSAMAEGADIRGYLAWSLLDNYEWGYGYGKRFGIVHVDYDTQRRTLKDSARWYAAVIGRNGLD
- a CDS encoding carbohydrate ABC transporter permease; protein product: MTSTTLTRPVADAEPQVRAPRRRVFRADRRPGKLAYLALSGLALFSAFPLYWSLVVASHDNGILGQVPPPLGLGGNLFANLDRAFGTVPFFKALANSALISGSITFSVVLFSTLAGFSFAKLRFKGRNALLVMIIATMMIPNQLGIIPLYMLMAKIQWTGTLYAVVAPGLVSAFGVFFMTQYLREAVPDELLEAARVDGCSTIRIFWHVILPASKPAAAVLGMLTFMTAWNDFFWPLVVLTPEDPTVQTALSTLASGYIQDYSLSLTGTAIATVPLLVVFGLLGKYIIGGIMQGAVKS
- a CDS encoding carbohydrate ABC transporter permease, whose product is MKNLFYRLDTKGSPYLYVAPFFLLFAAFGVFPLIYTAWVSLHDWSLLSETHTFVGIQNYKDLFADEYFWNALRNTAQIWVMSTVPQLIMALVLAHVLNQRLRAPTFWRMTALLPNITSVAAVAIIFGQIFGKDYGLVNWLLDVFGLGRIDWQAGTASSQIAVSVMIIWRWTGYNALIYLAAMQAVSKDLYDAASLDGASSFQQLTRITVPAIRPTIIFTVIISTIGGMQVLAEPLLFGGASVTGGSDRQFQTLSLYLYEVGFSRFDFGYASTAAWVMFFIIVIVAAINYFLTSRVRSAR
- a CDS encoding extracellular solute-binding protein; the encoded protein is MRSVFSRRRVTAVAAPLLAAALALTTAACGGSDDPAKPGGKVKLTIATFGEFGYKDLYKEYMQLNPNVEITERITKAEDHHKNLAAHLATNTGAADIEAIEEGWAGQFTANPGKFYNWNDYGAAEIKSQWPAWKWQQGSAASGEVIGLGTDVGGMAMCYRRDIFEKAGLPTDREEVTKLWPTWEDYIKAGERFKAANVKGSSWMDGPTVMYRSVLGQQPVGIYDGANVVVETNPGVKKAWDLTIDAINKGLSAKIAAWSADWNAGMANGSFVTLACPSWMMAYIQSQAKDSSGKWDIAGIPGGGGNWGGSFLTLPKQGKNVAEASKLAKWLVAPEQQAKVFRALGNFPSTVSLYEQPVIKDFKNPFFNNAPVGQIFSQSVKTMVPQYMGPKSGDINTAIQNGLTRVEQGKQKPDEAWTQSLKDVKALL
- a CDS encoding RICIN domain-containing protein — its product is MNRRILIGSVAVSTLVSAAVMVVLAAPAAQAAVTSGTTYTVVNKNSGKCVDARAAATANGTAVQQYACNSTTAQQWQFDATSGGYFRTGVAPNVNQVWDVTNVSTADNAAIQLWLYGGGNNQQWLPVQEADGAYHFVNRLSGKCLDVPAASTADSVQLVQYTCNGTGAQAFYLNPVGGPQPSTSTVPPNPNNPDLGPNVRIFDPSQSASTIQSQLNTVFNGQVSNQFGTQRYALLFKPGSYNVDVNVGFYTQVLGLGLSPDAVNINGAVHVEADWFPPNNATQNFWRGAENLSVTPNGGTDRWAVSQAAPYRRMHVRGNLVLDDGGWASGGWFSDVKVDGQVNSGTQQQWISRNSQFGSWAGSNWNMVFVGTSGAPSNTFPSPPYTTVGQTPVVREKPFLYVDSQGAYQVFVPGLRSNSTGTTWAGGSAPGTSLSISTFYVVKSGDTAASINAALAGGKNLLFTPGVYHVNDTIRITRADTVVLGLGLATIIPDNGVTAMSVADVDGVKVAGLLIDAGSTNSATLMQVGPAGSTASHAANPTSLHDVFFRIGGAGVGKATTSLVINSNDVIGDHTWIWRADHGSGVGWGSNTADTGLIVNGNNIVFYGLFVEHYQKYQVIWNGNGGRTYFFQNEMPYDPPNQASWMNGSTRGYAAYKVANTVTSHQAWGLGSYCYFSANSSVVADRAFEVPASGTTFRDMVTVSLGGTGTIARVINNTGGTANSSNNVVYLTTGP
- a CDS encoding ricin-type beta-trefoil lectin domain protein, translated to MFRPRSGWTTAGAVTAAGAAALLAAALLVAPPAQAAGEPVSIWLTTTSDSGGRTVTRGLQQQANIAFGPAGGSANQTVTVNENTTYQQFEGAGASITDTTAYLLRGGPISAATRDAVMAKLFSPTSGIGLSFVRNPIGASDLSRPGNVSLDDTCCDLNDFGSNGYDTNVRLLTVQAKQLNPALRIMAVPWSAPGWMKDNGRMDQMGWLKAQYYSLYAQYMVKYLQTYQAAGAPVDYLSVQNEPNCCQSGNPTAMDYPGMSWNSSGLIELTKNNVYPALHNAGLGTKVLIHDWNYGDYASMSAPTLADAGIRGDANFGGIAWHGYFGDPSVGSSVHGSYPSVKQFSTEHSGGTWITNQHNEDMSDIVNYTRNWSSSVVKWSLALNQNMGPHNGGCGTCTGLITVQEGGSRAGQVDYTIEYYTTGHLTKFVKPGAYRIDSTANSTVQNVAWKNPDGSKALIAHNGGTSAQSVRVNWGNQSFVYTLPARTTATFTWSGTQGTGGGGGTTGTITGLAGKCIDVAGAATANGTAIQLYTCNGTTAQQWTRNADGTVSSLGKCMDIVGPSAANGTKVHLWDCHTGSSQKWTYNSSTQQLVNGYSGTCLDVTGNNSADGTQLQIWSCTTGANQKWTLN